The following proteins are encoded in a genomic region of candidate division WOR-3 bacterium:
- a CDS encoding ATPase domain-containing protein, giving the protein MSQIERIPTNIPGLDDLIAGGFPKGSLVLITGTPGSGKSNFCSQVLYTNALKGKKCLYLDLEQTEAKIINQMKQFGWDPFINKNLKIVSIESSNPRIVEQVIKEIETGPYDLITLDSLDSITTNPASIEEIQEEFQNRIPQLTIPSLLDQATLARLKIKKIFKVINKARATALVTSEKVEGSYGLSRDTVSEFLCDGVIVLSSTAIGKKRARSIEISKMRHTNTPGGRYDLEITDKGLVIQV; this is encoded by the coding sequence ATGTCTCAAATAGAAAGGATACCTACTAACATTCCTGGCTTGGATGACTTAATTGCTGGCGGTTTTCCTAAAGGCTCTTTAGTGCTGATTACTGGTACTCCTGGTTCAGGTAAAAGTAATTTTTGTAGTCAAGTGCTATACACTAATGCATTGAAAGGTAAAAAGTGTCTTTACCTTGACTTAGAACAAACAGAAGCAAAAATAATAAACCAAATGAAACAATTTGGTTGGGACCCTTTCATAAACAAAAACTTGAAGATAGTTTCAATAGAAAGCTCTAATCCGAGAATAGTAGAGCAAGTAATAAAAGAAATAGAGACAGGCCCTTATGACTTAATTACTTTGGATTCTCTTGACTCGATAACAACCAACCCTGCTTCTATAGAAGAAATTCAAGAGGAATTTCAAAACAGGATTCCTCAACTAACAATACCTTCTTTGTTGGACCAAGCAACTTTGGCAAGGCTGAAAATAAAAAAAATATTTAAAGTAATAAACAAGGCAAGAGCCACGGCATTAGTTACAAGCGAAAAGGTTGAAGGCTCTTATGGTTTGAGCAGAGACACTGTTTCAGAGTTTTTGTGTGATGGCGTTATTGTTCTTTCTTCAACAGCAATAGGTAAAAAAAGAGCAAGGTCAATAGAAATAAGCAAAATGAGGCATACCAACACTCCTGGCGGCCGTTATGACTTAGAAATAACTGATAAAGGTTTGGTAATTCAAGTATAA